One Algibacter sp. L3A6 genomic region harbors:
- a CDS encoding CHAT domain-containing protein, with protein sequence MKTFSFLLFFITSLSFSQNLEETIYLAAETFIKAPNNNTFRVLNKQEETFKRQVESKDEQLALVFLQTHKGFYLFQESELSKAISTYEDALNRYNSKELSLISDFDIIENCLNPLGTLYTKAGDFTNALNTINQYIYLAKNNKNSSHQISGFINLSKLYYTLSKHETAISTVEEGLKIKPITQLQKTRLLQIKTECLAALNQLNNTSITDSHRNNYLFHLKNKSFKQAFVAFSSYKKNLLKQGITKRKTAQLDTEEAQLHYLLKQPNEAIKSLHAAIKTLLPTHDSNNLPNKNQLFADNTFIDIFDMYAEIETNPKIALESLDLSFYVSKLMQNSWTSQETKILNETNNRIRSEKSIDILYETYAKTKNKTLLKRALEYAESSKSSVLKTMFLKKTRLQQFPNDSLLLKEFQLLKTQEQLTSLLVKEDLSASKINNLSSKLSSISIQLKKLNSKILKKYPDTNEPFNFNTLKSKLKKDNAVLIEYFYGKNSIYQFIISEQDINLNRIHFTLDIKQQVSNFINLFNKASTINNDIQNYTTQAFEVYKLLNFDKAPSSKNIIIIPDGLINFIPFEALLTNKTKTTSYSKMSFLIRRQNVVYNSSIVLYLNENAKQNTNTVLGFFPVFENETQALTYSVKEAEAIEKHMSSKLFMKAKASKSNFFANAPNYNVIHLSTHASSGDFVTSSNLSFFDDTLFLNELYSLDLSPDLVVLSACETGVGKLYKGEGAMSIARGFQYAGAQNILFSLWQINDLSTAQIMESFYKNYSTSQSAYIANQASKISYIENESINNSKKSPYYWSAFVYYGDLTEVKPQNFTIYICIGIFIALFIVLLAMKLKRK encoded by the coding sequence ATGAAAACATTTAGCTTTCTTCTTTTTTTTATAACGTCACTTAGTTTCTCTCAAAATTTAGAGGAAACTATTTATTTAGCTGCGGAAACTTTTATTAAAGCGCCTAACAACAATACATTTAGGGTTTTAAATAAACAAGAAGAAACCTTTAAACGGCAAGTAGAATCGAAAGATGAACAATTAGCTCTTGTGTTTTTACAAACACACAAAGGCTTTTACTTATTTCAAGAATCGGAATTATCAAAAGCAATTTCTACTTACGAAGATGCTCTAAATCGCTATAATAGTAAAGAACTTTCCTTAATTTCAGATTTTGATATTATTGAAAACTGCTTAAATCCGCTCGGTACATTATACACCAAAGCTGGCGATTTCACCAATGCTTTAAACACCATAAACCAATATATATATTTAGCTAAAAATAACAAAAACAGTTCACATCAAATAAGTGGCTTTATCAATTTATCTAAATTATATTACACTTTAAGCAAACATGAAACAGCAATAAGCACAGTGGAAGAAGGCTTAAAAATCAAACCCATTACCCAATTACAAAAAACACGCCTACTTCAAATAAAAACAGAATGTCTTGCTGCTTTAAATCAATTAAACAATACTTCAATCACAGATAGCCACAGAAATAATTATTTATTTCATCTGAAAAATAAAAGTTTTAAACAGGCCTTTGTAGCTTTTTCATCATATAAGAAAAATCTATTAAAACAAGGTATTACAAAACGTAAAACAGCACAACTAGATACTGAAGAAGCCCAACTACACTACCTTTTAAAACAACCAAACGAAGCCATAAAAAGCTTACACGCTGCAATAAAAACGTTATTACCAACGCACGACAGCAATAACTTACCGAATAAAAATCAATTATTTGCCGATAATACCTTTATTGATATTTTCGATATGTATGCTGAAATTGAAACAAACCCAAAAATAGCTCTAGAAAGTCTAGACCTTAGTTTTTATGTTTCTAAATTAATGCAAAATAGTTGGACATCTCAAGAAACTAAGATATTAAACGAAACAAACAACCGCATACGAAGCGAAAAAAGTATAGACATTCTTTATGAAACCTATGCTAAAACAAAGAACAAAACACTTTTAAAAAGAGCACTAGAATATGCCGAAAGCAGTAAATCTTCGGTGTTGAAAACTATGTTTTTAAAGAAAACACGCTTACAACAATTCCCTAACGACAGTTTACTTCTAAAAGAGTTTCAACTTTTAAAAACTCAAGAACAGCTTACAAGTTTATTAGTGAAAGAAGATTTATCAGCTTCAAAAATCAACAATTTAAGTAGCAAACTTAGTAGCATTAGTATTCAATTAAAAAAACTTAATTCAAAGATTTTAAAAAAATACCCAGACACTAATGAGCCTTTTAATTTCAACACTTTAAAATCTAAATTAAAAAAAGACAACGCCGTATTAATCGAATATTTTTATGGAAAAAACAGCATCTATCAATTTATAATTTCAGAGCAAGACATAAATTTGAATCGTATCCATTTCACCTTAGATATCAAACAACAAGTTTCTAATTTTATCAACCTATTTAACAAGGCTTCAACCATAAATAATGATATTCAGAATTACACAACACAAGCTTTTGAGGTTTATAAGCTATTAAATTTTGACAAGGCTCCTTCAAGCAAAAACATAATTATAATTCCTGACGGTCTAATCAACTTCATCCCTTTCGAGGCTTTATTAACAAACAAGACCAAAACAACATCGTATTCTAAAATGTCTTTTTTAATCAGAAGGCAAAACGTTGTTTACAACAGTAGTATTGTTTTATATTTAAATGAAAACGCAAAGCAAAACACGAATACCGTTTTAGGTTTTTTTCCGGTTTTTGAAAATGAAACTCAAGCATTAACCTATTCTGTTAAAGAAGCTGAAGCCATTGAAAAGCACATGTCTTCAAAACTATTCATGAAAGCGAAAGCTAGCAAAAGTAACTTCTTCGCAAATGCTCCAAACTACAATGTTATACACTTATCAACACATGCAAGTAGTGGCGATTTTGTAACCTCATCAAATTTATCCTTTTTTGACGACACCTTGTTTTTGAACGAACTCTACAGTTTAGATTTAAGCCCCGATTTAGTCGTTTTAAGCGCCTGTGAAACAGGTGTTGGTAAATTATACAAAGGCGAAGGCGCCATGAGCATAGCGCGCGGATTTCAATATGCAGGTGCTCAAAATATTTTATTTTCACTTTGGCAAATAAACGATTTATCTACGGCTCAAATTATGGAGTCTTTTTACAAAAACTACAGCACATCACAATCTGCATATATTGCCAACCAAGCTTCTAAAATAAGCTATATTGAAAACGAGTCGATTAATAATTCTAAAAAATCACCGTATTATTGGAGTGCTTTTGTCTATTACGGAGACCTTACGGAAGTTAAACCGCAAAACTTCACAATTTATATTTGCATTGGTATATTTATTGCACTGTTTATAGTACTTTTAGCAATGAAATTAAAGCGTAAATGA
- a CDS encoding TIGR02281 family clan AA aspartic protease has product MTTNLQEFLLNKGYTKVKLHLTKTNHFEIKASINGRKGLFILDTGASSSCVGFEAIETFNLNAEESLIKAAGAGATDMETKMSKKNKVKIGKWNHNKVVLVLFNLSHVNTALINHNAKPVDGIIGADILKKAKGIIDYEKKYLYLKL; this is encoded by the coding sequence ATGACAACAAACCTCCAAGAATTTCTTTTAAATAAAGGTTACACCAAAGTAAAACTTCATTTAACGAAAACAAATCATTTTGAAATAAAGGCCTCCATTAATGGTAGAAAAGGCTTGTTTATTTTAGATACTGGAGCTTCGAGTTCTTGCGTTGGTTTTGAAGCGATTGAAACCTTTAATCTCAATGCCGAAGAATCTCTAATTAAAGCCGCAGGTGCTGGAGCAACAGACATGGAAACCAAAATGTCTAAAAAAAACAAAGTAAAAATTGGTAAATGGAATCACAACAAAGTTGTTCTGGTTTTATTCAACCTATCGCATGTTAATACAGCTCTTATAAACCACAATGCAAAACCGGTAGACGGTATAATTGGTGCCGATATTTTAAAAAAAGCAAAAGGCATTATTGATTATGAAAAGAAATACTTGTATTTAAAGTTATAA
- a CDS encoding response regulator, with product MNTNIVIADDHPLMLRGLTDFLTNKGFNIIGSAEDGKAAYNLIIKLEPEIAILDIRMPFKTGLEIAEACKKHNLPTKIILITFDKEEEVYDQAIQSGVYGYILKEFAVEEIETCIQHVLDGKRYFSEEIASYLNHNNNARPKNLGLLTKSELRIVRLISESKTSQTIAEELSISVRTVDKHRSNIVSKLNLDKKPTSLAIWATVNKEFL from the coding sequence ATGAACACAAATATCGTCATAGCAGATGATCATCCGTTAATGCTGCGCGGTCTTACCGACTTTTTAACCAACAAAGGTTTTAATATTATTGGAAGCGCCGAAGATGGTAAAGCCGCCTATAATTTAATTATAAAATTAGAGCCAGAAATTGCCATTCTTGATATTAGAATGCCCTTTAAAACAGGTTTAGAAATTGCTGAAGCTTGTAAAAAGCATAATCTTCCCACCAAAATTATACTTATTACTTTTGATAAAGAAGAAGAAGTATACGATCAAGCCATTCAATCTGGGGTATACGGGTATATTTTAAAGGAATTTGCTGTTGAAGAAATTGAAACCTGTATTCAACACGTACTAGACGGAAAACGCTATTTTAGTGAAGAAATAGCATCTTACCTAAACCACAATAACAACGCGAGACCAAAGAATTTAGGGCTTTTAACCAAATCTGAATTAAGAATTGTACGATTAATATCGGAAAGTAAAACAAGCCAAACCATTGCCGAAGAACTTTCTATTTCTGTAAGAACGGTAGATAAACACCGTAGCAATATAGTTTCTAAATTAAATTTGGATAAAAAACCAACATCGCTTGCCATTTGGGCAACCGTTAACAAAGAATTTTTATAA
- the odhB gene encoding 2-oxoglutarate dehydrogenase complex dihydrolipoyllysine-residue succinyltransferase has protein sequence MILEMKVPSPGESITEVEIASWLVEDGDYVEKDQAIAEVDSDKATLELPAEVSGIITLKAEEGDAVEVGAVVCLIDTSAEKPAGGEAPKAEAKVEAPKAEAPKAAEAKTYATGSASPAAKKVLAEKGIDAASVSGTGKAGRITKDDAVNAVPSMGTPTGGSRGTSRSKMSMLRRKVAERLVEVKNTTAMLTTFNEVDMSPIFALRSEYKETFKAKHGVGLGFMSFFTLAVVRALEMYPAVNSMMDGKEMLSYDFCDISIAVSGPKGLMVPVIRNAENLSFRGVESEVKRLALRARDGQITVDEMTGGTFTITNGGVFGSMLSTPIINPPQSGILGMHNIVERPVAIDGQVVIRPIMYVALSYDHRIIDGKESVGFLVAVKEALENPTELLMNNDIKKALEL, from the coding sequence ATGATTTTAGAAATGAAAGTGCCTTCACCAGGCGAATCTATCACAGAAGTAGAAATAGCAAGTTGGTTAGTTGAAGACGGCGATTATGTTGAAAAAGACCAAGCTATTGCAGAAGTTGATAGTGATAAAGCAACCTTAGAATTACCAGCAGAAGTTAGCGGAATTATTACGCTTAAAGCGGAAGAAGGTGACGCTGTAGAAGTTGGAGCTGTAGTTTGTTTAATTGATACAAGTGCAGAGAAACCGGCAGGTGGTGAAGCACCAAAAGCAGAAGCCAAGGTGGAAGCACCAAAAGCAGAAGCGCCAAAAGCTGCTGAAGCTAAAACTTATGCAACAGGTTCTGCAAGTCCTGCTGCTAAAAAAGTATTAGCTGAAAAAGGAATTGATGCTGCATCTGTTTCTGGAACTGGTAAAGCAGGTCGTATTACTAAAGATGATGCTGTAAATGCAGTGCCTTCTATGGGAACACCAACTGGTGGTAGTCGTGGTACTTCAAGAAGTAAAATGTCTATGTTACGCAGAAAAGTAGCAGAGCGTTTGGTTGAGGTGAAAAACACAACAGCTATGTTAACCACGTTTAACGAGGTTGATATGTCTCCTATTTTTGCATTACGTTCTGAGTATAAAGAAACGTTTAAAGCAAAACATGGTGTTGGCTTAGGGTTTATGAGTTTCTTTACTTTAGCAGTTGTTAGAGCTTTAGAAATGTATCCAGCAGTAAATTCAATGATGGATGGTAAAGAAATGTTATCATACGATTTTTGCGATATTAGTATAGCTGTATCAGGACCAAAAGGTTTAATGGTGCCAGTAATTCGTAATGCGGAAAACTTATCATTTAGAGGTGTAGAGTCTGAAGTGAAACGTTTAGCACTTCGTGCAAGAGACGGTCAGATTACAGTTGATGAAATGACAGGTGGTACATTTACAATCACTAATGGTGGTGTATTTGGTAGTATGTTATCTACACCAATTATTAACCCTCCACAAAGTGGAATTTTAGGAATGCACAACATTGTAGAGCGTCCTGTGGCAATCGATGGTCAAGTTGTAATCCGTCCAATAATGTACGTTGCCTTATCTTACGATCATAGAATTATTGATGGTAAAGAAAGTGTAGGATTCTTAGTTGCTGTAAAAGAAGCTTTAGAAAATCCAACAGAATTATTGATGAATAATGATATTAAAAAGGCTTTAGAGCTTTAA
- a CDS encoding 2-oxoglutarate dehydrogenase E1 component — translation MDKFSFLNTAHTAYFADLYDQYLQNPDSVEPSWRAFFQGYDFGSENSELDGETTGGVSADVPEQLQKEFQVVRLIDGYRMRGHLFTKTNPVRDRRTYSPTLEISNFGLNANDLDTVFTAGEILGIGTRTLREIIIHLDNIYCSSIGVEYMYLRNPEVIAWWQGQLNRNDNQPNFSAETKKYILSKLNQAVTFENFLQTKYVGQKRFSLEGGESLIPAISNVLFYAVEKYGVKECVLGMAHRGRLNTLVNIFRKPLHELFSEFDGKDFEDMDIDGDVKYHLGLTLDKTYQNGKDIKMNLVPNPSHLETVAPVAEGITRAKIDADYDGDDSKILPIIVHGDAAIAGQGIVYEVAQMSQLAGYKTGGTVHIVVNNQIGFTTNYLDARSSTYCTDVAKVTLSPVLHVNADDAEAVVHAVEMALEYRMRYKKDVYIDLLGYRKYGHNEGDEPRFTQPKLYKEIAKHSNPFKLYADKLIAEKTIDQAYVDGIISDFKETLEAEYTKAKEAKSSIVREFMQERWTDFERQGEESMLISEDTGYPKERLEEISKIVSTVPKGVKFLRKAERILAGREKMVFESDTLDWGMAETLAYGSLLEEGFNVRISGQDVERGTFSHRHAILRDEISEERINLLNTNPENKGKMDIYNSFLSEYGVLGFDYGYAMANPNTLTIWEAQFGDFSNGAQIIFDQYLSAAEDKWKSQNGIVVLLPHGYEGQGSEHSSARIERYLQLCGMDNMIVADCTTPGNMYHLLRRQMKRNYRKPLIVFTPKSLLRHPKAVSSLSDLASGQFEEVIDDTINPTNVKKLVFCTGKFYYDLLAEREELGNEDVALVRIEQLFPLHLEKIQNVIDRYPNVEHYVWAQEEPRNMGAWSHMAQRMDLVKLEVASRPFNSVPAPGSSTRDKRRQRRVIDEVFGN, via the coding sequence ATGGATAAATTTTCATTTTTAAATACAGCACACACAGCATATTTTGCTGACTTATACGATCAATATTTACAAAACCCGGATTCGGTAGAACCGAGCTGGAGAGCCTTTTTTCAAGGTTATGATTTTGGTAGCGAAAACTCGGAATTAGACGGGGAAACAACAGGAGGTGTTTCGGCAGATGTGCCAGAGCAACTTCAAAAAGAGTTTCAAGTTGTAAGACTTATTGATGGCTACAGAATGCGTGGGCATTTGTTTACTAAAACAAACCCAGTACGTGATCGTCGTACCTATTCACCAACTTTAGAAATCTCGAATTTCGGACTTAACGCAAACGATTTAGATACCGTTTTTACTGCCGGAGAAATTTTAGGTATTGGTACTAGAACACTTCGTGAAATTATTATACACCTAGACAATATATATTGTAGTTCTATTGGTGTAGAGTATATGTACCTGCGTAACCCAGAAGTTATTGCTTGGTGGCAAGGACAACTTAACAGAAATGATAATCAGCCAAATTTTTCGGCTGAAACAAAAAAATATATACTTTCAAAATTAAACCAAGCGGTTACTTTCGAAAACTTTTTGCAAACTAAATATGTTGGGCAAAAACGTTTTTCTTTAGAAGGAGGAGAGTCTTTAATTCCAGCTATAAGTAATGTGCTTTTTTATGCCGTAGAAAAATATGGTGTTAAAGAATGTGTATTAGGTATGGCACACCGTGGTCGTCTAAATACACTGGTTAATATTTTCAGAAAACCTTTACATGAGCTTTTTAGTGAGTTTGATGGTAAAGATTTTGAAGATATGGATATTGATGGTGACGTAAAGTATCACTTAGGATTAACACTTGATAAAACTTACCAAAACGGAAAAGATATTAAGATGAATTTGGTGCCAAACCCATCACATTTAGAAACCGTTGCTCCAGTAGCCGAAGGGATTACAAGAGCAAAAATTGATGCGGATTACGATGGTGATGATTCTAAAATATTACCGATTATAGTACATGGCGATGCCGCTATTGCTGGTCAAGGTATTGTTTATGAGGTGGCTCAAATGAGTCAGTTAGCAGGTTATAAAACCGGTGGAACTGTGCATATTGTTGTAAATAACCAAATTGGGTTTACAACCAATTACTTAGATGCACGTTCTAGTACATATTGTACAGATGTTGCTAAAGTAACGTTATCTCCAGTTTTACACGTAAATGCTGATGACGCAGAAGCTGTTGTTCATGCGGTAGAAATGGCGTTAGAATACAGAATGCGATACAAAAAAGATGTGTATATCGATTTGTTAGGGTATAGAAAATATGGACATAATGAAGGTGATGAGCCAAGATTTACACAACCTAAATTATATAAAGAAATTGCAAAGCACTCTAACCCGTTTAAGCTTTATGCAGATAAATTAATAGCTGAAAAGACTATTGATCAAGCTTATGTTGATGGTATTATTTCTGATTTTAAAGAAACTTTAGAAGCCGAGTATACCAAAGCTAAAGAAGCTAAATCTTCTATAGTTCGTGAGTTTATGCAAGAACGCTGGACAGATTTTGAACGTCAAGGTGAAGAGTCTATGCTTATTTCTGAAGATACTGGCTATCCAAAAGAAAGGTTAGAGGAAATTTCTAAAATTGTTTCAACAGTTCCTAAAGGTGTTAAGTTTTTACGTAAAGCTGAGCGTATACTTGCCGGACGTGAAAAAATGGTTTTTGAAAGCGATACCTTAGATTGGGGTATGGCAGAAACTTTAGCTTACGGAAGTTTACTAGAAGAAGGATTCAATGTTCGTATTTCTGGGCAAGATGTAGAGCGTGGTACATTTAGCCACCGTCATGCTATTTTGCGCGATGAAATTTCAGAAGAACGTATTAATTTACTAAATACTAATCCTGAAAATAAAGGTAAAATGGATATTTATAATTCCTTTTTATCAGAATACGGTGTGTTAGGTTTCGATTATGGTTATGCCATGGCAAACCCAAATACATTAACCATTTGGGAAGCTCAATTTGGAGATTTTAGTAATGGAGCTCAAATTATATTCGACCAATATTTATCGGCTGCGGAAGATAAATGGAAATCACAAAACGGTATTGTTGTATTATTACCACATGGTTACGAGGGGCAAGGTTCTGAGCATTCATCGGCAAGAATAGAGCGTTACTTACAGTTATGTGGAATGGATAATATGATTGTAGCAGATTGTACAACGCCAGGTAATATGTATCACTTGTTGCGTCGTCAAATGAAACGTAATTATAGAAAACCATTAATTGTTTTCACTCCAAAAAGTTTATTACGTCATCCTAAAGCAGTGTCTAGTTTGTCAGATTTAGCTTCTGGTCAGTTTGAAGAAGTAATCGACGATACTATTAATCCAACAAATGTTAAGAAATTAGTATTCTGTACAGGTAAATTTTATTACGATTTATTAGCTGAAAGAGAAGAATTAGGAAATGAAGATGTTGCTTTAGTAAGGATAGAGCAATTATTCCCACTTCATTTAGAAAAAATACAAAATGTAATAGATAGGTATCCAAATGTAGAGCATTATGTTTGGGCTCAAGAAGAACCAAGAAACATGGGAGCTTGGAGCCACATGGCACAGCGTATGGATTTAGTGAAGTTAGAAGTAGCGTCACGTCCATTTAATTCTGTACCGGCACCAGGATCTAGTACTAGAGATAAAAGAAGACAACGTCGTGTAATCGATGAAGTTTTTGGAAATTAA
- a CDS encoding alpha-ketoglutarate decarboxylase gives MKLFFPINKTVIAFSIFFISLVNQSNSQNFKSDFWEHVRYGGGIGLNFGDGFFSGTLAPNAVYEFNNSFSLGIGVNGTYNSQKNVYKSTILGGSLIGFYNPINEIQLSAEFEHLNVNRRYNVNLNIPNDNYWIPALYFGAGYRSGNVTFGIRYDVLYDQDKSIYSEAWAPFVRFYF, from the coding sequence ATGAAACTTTTTTTCCCAATTAACAAAACAGTTATTGCTTTTTCAATATTTTTTATATCTCTGGTTAACCAATCTAATTCACAAAATTTCAAAAGCGATTTTTGGGAGCATGTAAGATATGGTGGTGGTATTGGTTTAAACTTTGGAGACGGATTTTTCAGTGGCACTTTAGCTCCAAATGCAGTTTACGAGTTTAATAACTCCTTTTCTTTAGGTATAGGTGTAAATGGCACGTACAACAGTCAGAAAAATGTTTATAAATCTACTATTTTAGGAGGAAGCTTAATTGGTTTTTATAACCCGATTAACGAAATTCAACTATCTGCCGAGTTCGAACACCTTAATGTAAACCGTAGATATAACGTAAATTTAAATATCCCAAACGATAACTATTGGATTCCTGCATTATATTTTGGAGCCGGTTATAGAAGCGGCAACGTGACTTTTGGTATTCGTTACGATGTATTGTACGACCAGGATAAAAGTATATATTCCGAAGCTTGGGCCCCATTTGTACGGTTTTACTTCTAA
- the nirK gene encoding copper-containing nitrite reductase: protein MRPSNLLLSLTFLSTLLLTSCFKSKEQEYENTADIPVSREMIAELTSPPNVPTPVGRRKAKKLIVKMEILEKEGEMTDGVKYMYWTFGGTVPGSFIRTRVDDEVEFHLQNHPDNKLPHNIDMHAVTGPGGGAESSFVAPGHEKTFSFKTLNPGLYVYHCATAPVGMHIANGMYGLILVEPEGGLPPVDKEYYIMQGDFYTKGANGERGLQPFDMQKAVDEKADYVVFNGKVGALTGDNALTAKVGETVRLFVGNGGPGLVSSFHVIGEIFDRVHVEGGDLINENVQTTLIPAGGAAMMEFKVEVPGTFILVDHSIFRAFNKGALGMLKVEGEKNKTLYSGEIRDDIYLPEGPGIQNMPTTDEIIASEIPAKSFEEQMEFGKQAYMQTCFACHQGEGQGIPHAFPPLAKSDYLNADVDRAIGIVLHGKTGEITVNGETYNSVMTRQMLSSDEIANVLTYVYNSWGNSKKVVTKEMVDKVKNSK from the coding sequence ATGAGACCATCCAACCTTTTATTAAGCTTAACTTTTCTAAGCACCCTACTATTAACGTCTTGTTTTAAATCGAAAGAACAGGAGTATGAAAATACCGCAGACATACCTGTAAGCAGAGAAATGATTGCGGAGTTAACATCTCCGCCAAACGTACCAACTCCAGTTGGCCGACGTAAAGCAAAAAAACTGATTGTAAAAATGGAGATCCTTGAAAAAGAAGGAGAAATGACAGATGGTGTAAAATACATGTACTGGACATTTGGTGGTACCGTACCAGGCAGTTTTATTAGGACTCGTGTTGATGACGAGGTAGAATTTCATTTACAAAACCACCCAGACAACAAATTACCACACAATATAGATATGCACGCCGTAACTGGCCCTGGTGGTGGAGCAGAATCTTCTTTTGTAGCACCTGGCCATGAAAAAACTTTCAGCTTTAAAACATTAAACCCTGGCTTATACGTTTACCATTGTGCTACAGCTCCTGTAGGAATGCACATTGCCAATGGTATGTATGGCTTAATTTTAGTAGAACCAGAAGGCGGTTTACCTCCTGTAGATAAAGAATATTACATTATGCAAGGTGATTTTTACACCAAAGGCGCTAATGGTGAACGTGGCTTACAACCTTTTGATATGCAAAAAGCTGTTGACGAAAAAGCCGATTATGTTGTTTTTAACGGAAAAGTTGGCGCTCTTACTGGCGACAATGCATTAACAGCTAAAGTAGGCGAAACCGTGAGACTCTTTGTTGGTAATGGTGGGCCAGGATTAGTATCTTCCTTTCATGTTATTGGTGAAATATTCGATAGAGTACATGTAGAAGGCGGAGACCTTATTAACGAAAACGTACAAACCACATTAATTCCTGCCGGTGGAGCTGCCATGATGGAGTTTAAAGTTGAAGTACCTGGTACATTTATTTTAGTAGACCACTCTATTTTTAGAGCCTTTAATAAAGGAGCCTTAGGAATGCTTAAGGTTGAAGGAGAGAAAAACAAAACACTTTATTCTGGCGAAATACGCGATGATATTTACTTACCAGAAGGTCCCGGAATACAAAACATGCCAACAACAGATGAAATTATAGCTTCGGAAATTCCTGCAAAATCGTTTGAAGAACAAATGGAATTTGGAAAACAAGCCTATATGCAAACTTGTTTTGCTTGTCACCAAGGTGAAGGCCAAGGTATTCCACATGCCTTTCCTCCATTAGCAAAATCCGATTATTTAAATGCAGATGTAGATCGTGCTATTGGTATTGTTCTTCATGGTAAAACCGGCGAAATTACGGTTAATGGCGAAACTTATAATAGTGTTATGACAAGACAAATGCTATCTTCAGATGAAATAGCAAACGTACTAACCTATGTATACAACAGCTGGGGTAACTCTAAAAAAGTAGTTACAAAAGAAATGGTAGACAAAGTAAAAAACAGTAAATAA
- a CDS encoding formylglycine-generating enzyme family protein: MKNLTFRFLFVLLVVQTLAHSQSKGMVFIEGSRYIPLYGRDSTVVEVKDFEIDIYPVTNADFIIFLKENPKWQKSNILKLFSDKSYLANWNSNLELKPTENLNSPATYISWYAAKAYCECQGKRLPTVDEWEYAAMADKTTRDARVKPSFNKKILAWYEAPHSNEDTIGLHPKNVWGVYDLHGLVWEWTLDFNSVLITGESRKDVDKDSNLFCGSASLNATDLMNYAAFMRYAIRGSLKAKYSMKNLGFRCVKPIKN; this comes from the coding sequence ATGAAAAACCTAACCTTTAGATTCTTGTTTGTTTTGTTGGTTGTCCAAACATTGGCGCATAGCCAATCTAAAGGTATGGTTTTTATAGAAGGTAGCCGATATATTCCTTTATATGGTAGAGATTCTACGGTTGTAGAGGTTAAAGATTTTGAAATAGACATCTACCCCGTTACCAATGCAGACTTTATTATTTTTTTAAAAGAAAATCCGAAATGGCAAAAATCTAATATTCTAAAACTATTTTCGGATAAAAGCTATTTGGCAAACTGGAATTCTAATTTAGAATTAAAACCCACGGAAAATTTAAACAGTCCAGCAACCTATATATCATGGTATGCCGCTAAAGCCTATTGCGAATGCCAAGGCAAGCGCTTGCCCACCGTAGACGAATGGGAATATGCAGCCATGGCAGACAAAACCACAAGAGATGCACGCGTTAAACCATCGTTTAATAAAAAAATACTGGCTTGGTATGAAGCGCCGCACTCTAATGAAGACACTATCGGGTTACATCCAAAAAATGTTTGGGGTGTTTACGATTTACACGGTTTGGTTTGGGAATGGACACTCGATTTCAACTCTGTTTTAATTACAGGCGAATCGCGAAAAGATGTTGATAAAGATTCTAATTTATTTTGTGGAAGTGCCTCTTTAAATGCTACTGATTTAATGAACTATGCTGCATTTATGCGTTACGCTATACGCGGAAGTTTAAAAGCAAAATACTCTATGAAAAACCTAGGCTTCCGTTGTGTGAAACCTATTAAAAATTAA